A single Microbacterium protaetiae DNA region contains:
- a CDS encoding LacI family DNA-binding transcriptional regulator produces the protein MEERVKRPTIRDVAAASGVSRGTVSRFINGGHWVSPDARAAIEDAIARTGYTANHHARSLATGRAQSLAFLVTEPQQLLFADPTFARLLKGAAEALAQRSMTLVLLVASTPAERKTVTHFVQAGHVDGVLLISSHESDPLLEKLVNAGIPTVSCGIPLGHDVEVGTVSVEEEESARTMVRYLRERGYRRLAMIAGPPDTPGGRYRLEGFRDELGDDFDPDLVETGDYSVASGVQALNSLLRHDRDFDAVFAANDLMAAGAISALKQAGLRVPDDVAVAGFDDSGLAETSDPGITTMRQPWEQISAEMVTLLLEVIEGAPPRAVTLPTTLVRRQSA, from the coding sequence GTGGAGGAGCGCGTGAAACGGCCGACGATCCGCGATGTCGCCGCGGCATCCGGTGTCTCGCGGGGCACTGTCTCGCGGTTCATCAACGGCGGTCACTGGGTCTCGCCCGACGCGCGGGCCGCGATCGAAGACGCGATTGCGCGCACCGGATACACCGCCAACCACCACGCACGCAGCCTGGCCACCGGCCGTGCCCAGTCCCTTGCGTTCCTGGTGACCGAGCCGCAGCAGCTGTTGTTCGCCGACCCCACTTTCGCGCGATTGCTCAAGGGCGCCGCCGAGGCGCTCGCACAGCGATCGATGACACTCGTGCTGCTCGTGGCATCCACTCCCGCCGAACGCAAGACCGTCACGCACTTCGTGCAAGCCGGACACGTCGACGGCGTGCTGCTGATCTCTTCGCACGAATCCGATCCCCTGCTCGAGAAGCTCGTGAACGCCGGCATCCCCACCGTCAGCTGCGGCATCCCCCTCGGACACGATGTCGAGGTGGGCACCGTGTCTGTCGAAGAGGAAGAGTCAGCGCGCACCATGGTGCGCTACCTGCGCGAGCGCGGATACCGGCGTCTGGCCATGATCGCCGGCCCACCCGACACCCCGGGTGGGCGTTACCGCCTCGAGGGATTCCGCGACGAGCTCGGTGACGATTTCGATCCCGACCTCGTCGAGACCGGGGATTACTCGGTCGCATCGGGCGTGCAGGCGCTGAACTCTCTGCTGCGCCACGATCGCGACTTCGACGCCGTCTTCGCGGCGAACGACCTTATGGCGGCGGGCGCGATCTCGGCACTGAAGCAGGCCGGCCTGCGCGTGCCCGACGACGTCGCCGTGGCCGGCTTCGACGACTCGGGACTGGCCGAGACCAGCGATCCCGGCATCACCACGATGCGTCAGCCGTGGGAGCAGATAAGCGCCGAGATGGTCACGCTGCTGCTCGAGGTGATCGAGGGCGCGCCGCCGCGAGCGGTGACATTGCCCACCACGCTGGTGCGGCGACAGAGCGCCTGA
- a CDS encoding YaeQ family protein codes for MAIGAVIHTFAVYLADVDRGVYEEITLRVARQSSETDAFMITRVLAYCLEFEEGIAFSEGIASADEPAVLVRDRTGAVTAWIEVGSPDAARLHFGSKLADRTVVYTHRDPAKVIAQWAGKTIHRADEIVVHSFDRGFVDDAAAVLERRNTMTVSVTERQLYLELNGTTLSSGIHDHAI; via the coding sequence ATGGCCATCGGCGCAGTCATCCACACATTCGCGGTGTACCTGGCAGACGTCGACCGCGGCGTCTACGAAGAGATCACGCTGCGCGTGGCACGGCAGTCCTCTGAGACCGACGCGTTCATGATCACCCGGGTACTGGCGTACTGCCTCGAGTTCGAAGAGGGCATCGCCTTCAGCGAGGGAATAGCGTCGGCCGACGAGCCGGCGGTGCTGGTGCGCGACAGAACGGGGGCGGTGACCGCCTGGATCGAAGTGGGGTCTCCGGATGCCGCTCGCCTGCACTTCGGCAGCAAGCTCGCCGATCGCACCGTGGTGTACACCCACCGTGATCCCGCCAAGGTGATCGCGCAGTGGGCGGGAAAGACCATCCACCGCGCCGACGAGATCGTCGTGCACAGCTTTGACCGCGGCTTCGTCGACGACGCGGCCGCCGTGCTCGAGCGGCGCAACACCATGACGGTGTCGGTCACCGAGCGGCAGCTCTACCTCGAACTCAACGGGACGACGCTGTCCAGCGGCATCCATGATCATGCGATCTGA
- a CDS encoding LacI family DNA-binding transcriptional regulator: MTVSSASDARLAGAVSCYSLNRISTSYHRDMADTPASRATLRDVARESHVSPATVSFVLNETPGQSISPETSQRVREAARRLGYRPHHIARALREGASRTVLLSTAGLPSGRSLDSFISGLEDELRSYDHALLVAHGREGGSIHPEVIDAFAPRAILDLGVVYTGDDAGWEGGWIDGLAAHVFAQLHYLADRGHREIAIAMPTTGVTARFASLRLDHAREAARTLGLRPPVEVDVGDDRDDAGAALTAMRMRHPSVSAIAAFDDNTALIALSALAELRVDVPSEIAVIGFDDDRYGALWHPCLTTVHIDAEAYGRRAARVALGRDPGTTQPAPTQIIRRDSA; encoded by the coding sequence ATGACGGTCTCCTCCGCTTCGGATGCACGCCTTGCCGGCGCAGTCTCATGCTATTCGCTAAATCGAATTAGTACCAGCTACCATCGGGACATGGCCGACACACCCGCGTCGCGCGCGACCCTCAGAGATGTCGCGCGCGAGAGCCACGTGTCGCCCGCGACCGTGAGCTTCGTTCTGAACGAGACCCCCGGTCAGTCGATCTCGCCCGAGACCAGCCAGCGAGTCCGTGAGGCCGCGCGGCGGCTCGGCTATCGTCCGCATCACATCGCTCGCGCCCTTCGAGAGGGAGCCTCGCGCACGGTCTTGCTCAGCACCGCGGGCCTGCCTTCCGGACGCAGCCTGGACAGCTTCATCTCAGGGCTCGAAGACGAGCTGCGATCGTACGATCACGCTCTGCTCGTCGCGCACGGACGCGAAGGGGGCAGCATCCATCCCGAGGTCATCGACGCCTTCGCGCCCCGTGCGATCTTGGACCTCGGAGTGGTCTATACCGGTGACGACGCCGGCTGGGAGGGAGGCTGGATCGACGGCTTGGCCGCGCATGTGTTCGCCCAACTGCACTATCTCGCCGATCGCGGCCATCGTGAGATCGCCATCGCCATGCCGACGACAGGCGTCACCGCGCGCTTTGCCTCGCTGCGTCTCGATCATGCACGCGAAGCGGCGCGGACACTTGGCCTGCGGCCGCCCGTCGAGGTCGATGTCGGTGACGATCGGGATGACGCCGGCGCGGCGCTCACGGCGATGAGGATGCGGCATCCGTCGGTGTCCGCGATCGCCGCATTCGACGACAACACGGCACTGATCGCCCTCAGCGCTCTCGCCGAACTACGGGTGGATGTGCCCTCAGAGATCGCCGTCATCGGCTTCGATGACGACCGCTACGGCGCACTCTGGCATCCTTGCCTGACGACGGTGCACATCGATGCCGAAGCATACGGTCGCCGCGCCGCTCGTGTCGCGCTCGGACGTGACCCGGGCACCACCCAACCTGCGCCGACACAGATCATCCGTCGCGATTCCGCGTAG
- a CDS encoding MarR family winged helix-turn-helix transcriptional regulator, whose protein sequence is MPDLERAAVLSADDLETWSALATVLEWLPAALDAQLVRDSHLTHFEYGILFALADAPDRTLRMSVLAGYANSSLSRLSRAASRLEARGWVRRVADPDDGRSTLASLTDAGMAVFDEATPGHVQTVHRLVLDVLTQSQTRQLREISRRIAGAIRDEQGWRPS, encoded by the coding sequence ATGCCCGATCTCGAACGTGCCGCCGTTCTCAGCGCGGATGACCTGGAGACGTGGTCGGCGCTGGCCACCGTCTTGGAGTGGCTGCCAGCCGCGCTCGATGCTCAGCTCGTGCGTGACTCTCACCTGACGCACTTCGAATACGGCATCCTTTTCGCGCTCGCCGATGCCCCTGACAGGACTCTTCGCATGAGCGTGCTCGCCGGGTATGCGAACAGCTCACTCTCGCGTTTGTCGCGTGCGGCATCCCGACTTGAAGCGCGGGGGTGGGTGCGTCGCGTCGCCGATCCCGACGACGGGCGCTCCACCCTGGCGAGTCTGACCGATGCCGGGATGGCGGTCTTCGACGAGGCGACGCCGGGTCACGTGCAGACGGTTCATCGGCTGGTCTTGGATGTGCTGACGCAATCCCAGACCCGGCAGTTGCGCGAGATAAGTCGCCGGATAGCGGGGGCGATCCGCGACGAGCAGGGATGGCGGCCGAGCTAG
- a CDS encoding beta-galactosidase: MTPEPRWPALEGIAYGGDYTPEQWPRETWRDDVALMREAGVNLVSVGIFAWALVETSEGVFDFSWLDEVLDLLHENGIHVDLGTPTASPPAWFFAQHPEARVRTADGTVMGFGARGMASHSSPAYRAAIVRIATALAERYGSHPAVVLWHVHNEYGVPVGEDYSEQSVHAFRDWLREKYGTLDALNAAWGTAFWGQHYTAWEHIGAPAAAPSVINPAQRLDFSRFTDHQLRQCFIAERDAIRAHASQPITTNFMANQSWTTDLWAWAREVDIVSDDHYLWAADTEAEIGLAMAADLSRSVGGGKPWILMEHSTSAVNWQPRNIAKRPGEMARNSLTHLGRGADAILFFQWRASRSGAEKFHSAMVPHAGTGSRVWREVVELGDVLGRLGEVCGARVVADAAVLWDFESFWAQDQEWRPSVDVTHKERTRAFYEQLWRDGVTVDFALPGQDLSAYKLVVVPAQYLLRGADADNLNRYVAAGGTLLVSFFSGIVDENDAVHAGGFGAPLEPSLGLRVEEFLPLRAGETCRLDWAGRELSADAWQEDLVTTTAETLARYVDGPGAGRPAITRNTCGAGVGWYLSTRLDRAGLAAVLAAVYADAGLSRSDLPAGLEVVTRRADKVDYIVAINHGDHPVRLPATGVDLVSTTQADGDLEIAAGGVAVIRSPHA; this comes from the coding sequence ATGACGCCCGAACCCCGTTGGCCCGCTCTCGAGGGCATCGCCTACGGCGGCGATTACACCCCGGAGCAGTGGCCGCGCGAGACATGGCGTGACGACGTCGCGCTGATGCGCGAGGCCGGCGTCAATCTCGTCAGCGTCGGGATCTTCGCCTGGGCGCTGGTCGAGACCAGTGAAGGCGTCTTCGACTTCAGCTGGCTTGATGAGGTGCTCGATCTGCTGCACGAGAACGGCATCCACGTCGACCTCGGCACGCCCACTGCGTCACCGCCGGCCTGGTTCTTCGCGCAGCATCCCGAAGCCCGCGTCCGCACCGCCGACGGCACCGTCATGGGCTTTGGTGCGCGGGGGATGGCGTCGCACTCGTCGCCGGCATATCGTGCGGCCATCGTGCGTATCGCCACGGCTCTGGCCGAGCGTTACGGCTCCCACCCGGCCGTCGTGCTCTGGCACGTGCACAACGAATACGGCGTGCCGGTGGGCGAGGACTACTCCGAACAGTCGGTGCACGCGTTCCGCGACTGGCTGCGCGAGAAGTACGGCACCCTCGATGCCCTCAACGCCGCGTGGGGCACCGCATTCTGGGGCCAGCACTACACCGCGTGGGAGCACATCGGCGCGCCCGCGGCCGCTCCGTCGGTGATAAACCCCGCGCAGCGACTGGATTTCAGCCGGTTCACCGATCACCAGCTGCGGCAGTGCTTCATCGCCGAACGCGACGCCATCCGCGCGCACGCATCGCAGCCGATCACGACGAACTTCATGGCCAACCAGAGCTGGACCACCGACCTGTGGGCGTGGGCCCGCGAGGTCGACATCGTCTCAGACGACCACTATTTGTGGGCTGCCGACACCGAGGCCGAGATCGGGCTGGCGATGGCCGCCGACCTGTCCCGCAGCGTCGGTGGCGGCAAACCGTGGATTCTCATGGAGCACTCCACCTCGGCAGTGAACTGGCAGCCGCGCAACATCGCCAAGCGCCCCGGTGAGATGGCCCGAAACTCGCTGACGCACCTGGGTCGCGGCGCCGATGCGATCCTGTTCTTCCAGTGGCGTGCTTCGCGCTCGGGGGCAGAGAAGTTCCACTCGGCGATGGTGCCGCACGCCGGCACCGGTTCGCGCGTCTGGCGCGAGGTCGTCGAGCTCGGTGACGTGCTGGGCCGGCTGGGCGAGGTGTGCGGTGCGCGGGTGGTGGCGGATGCCGCAGTGCTGTGGGACTTCGAGTCGTTCTGGGCGCAAGACCAGGAGTGGCGGCCTTCGGTGGATGTCACCCACAAAGAGCGCACCCGCGCGTTCTACGAGCAACTGTGGCGCGACGGGGTCACGGTCGATTTCGCGCTGCCCGGTCAGGATCTCTCCGCCTACAAGCTCGTGGTCGTGCCGGCGCAGTATCTGCTGCGCGGGGCCGATGCCGACAACCTCAACCGTTATGTGGCGGCGGGCGGCACACTGCTGGTCTCGTTCTTCTCCGGCATCGTCGACGAGAACGACGCTGTGCACGCCGGCGGATTCGGCGCCCCTCTCGAGCCATCGCTCGGTCTGCGGGTCGAGGAGTTCTTGCCACTGCGCGCGGGCGAGACGTGCCGACTGGACTGGGCGGGGCGTGAACTGAGCGCCGACGCCTGGCAGGAAGACCTTGTGACGACCACCGCCGAGACGCTCGCGAGGTATGTCGACGGGCCCGGCGCGGGCCGTCCCGCCATCACTCGCAATACCTGCGGCGCGGGGGTCGGCTGGTACCTGAGCACCCGCCTCGACCGGGCGGGACTGGCTGCCGTGCTGGCGGCCGTCTACGCCGATGCCGGTCTGTCTCGGTCGGATCTGCCCGCCGGCTTGGAGGTCGTGACACGTCGTGCCGACAAGGTCGACTACATCGTCGCGATCAACCACGGCGACCACCCTGTGCGCCTGCCGGCGACCGGTGTCGATCTCGTTTCGACAACCCAGGCAGACGGAGATCTCGAGATCGCAGCCGGCGGGGTCGCCGTCATCCGCTCTCCTCATGCGTAA
- a CDS encoding YccF domain-containing protein produces MRTILNIIWVIFAGFWLFLGYVAAGVLLCVPIVTIPWAIASFRIANYSLWPFGRQLVDKQATGVFAFLGNVVWVILAGWWLAIAHIVSGLALCITIIGIPMAIADFKLVPVSLMPLGKQIVPTR; encoded by the coding sequence ATGCGCACGATCCTCAACATCATCTGGGTGATCTTCGCCGGGTTCTGGCTGTTTCTCGGATACGTCGCAGCAGGCGTGCTGCTGTGCGTTCCGATCGTCACGATTCCGTGGGCGATAGCGTCGTTCCGCATCGCGAACTACTCGCTGTGGCCGTTCGGCCGGCAGCTCGTCGACAAGCAGGCGACGGGAGTGTTCGCCTTTCTCGGCAACGTCGTCTGGGTCATCCTCGCGGGGTGGTGGCTTGCGATCGCGCACATCGTGTCGGGCCTGGCCCTGTGCATCACGATCATCGGCATTCCGATGGCCATCGCCGACTTCAAGCTCGTGCCGGTCTCGCTCATGCCCCTCGGCAAGCAGATAGTGCCGACGCGATAG
- a CDS encoding SDR family NAD(P)-dependent oxidoreductase has translation MDLRLTGKKTFVSGSTQGIGYAIAKALATEGSSVILNGRTAERVEAAVGKLAAAVPGADVSGIAADFEDPEAVQRLLPRLDDIDILVNNLGLFELKAFEDVTDADWHRVFEVNLMSSIRLSRYVLPRMLAAGRGRIIFISSESGVNVPADMVHYGVTKAGMIALSNGLAKLTRGTAVTVNTILGGPTYSDGVAASIHEIAQAQGMPADEVKAAVIGANQTTLLQRFIDPDEIAQLALYLASPLSSATNGAALRADGGVLTAML, from the coding sequence ATGGACCTGAGATTGACCGGCAAGAAGACCTTCGTGAGCGGATCGACGCAAGGCATCGGATACGCCATCGCGAAGGCCCTCGCCACGGAAGGTTCTTCCGTCATTCTCAATGGGCGCACCGCCGAGCGCGTCGAGGCCGCGGTCGGCAAGCTCGCCGCCGCAGTCCCCGGTGCCGATGTCTCGGGCATCGCGGCCGACTTCGAAGACCCCGAGGCCGTTCAGCGACTGCTGCCGCGGCTCGATGACATCGACATCCTCGTGAACAACCTCGGGCTCTTCGAGCTCAAGGCCTTCGAAGATGTCACCGACGCCGATTGGCATCGCGTCTTCGAGGTCAACCTGATGAGCAGCATCCGCCTTTCTCGATACGTGCTGCCCCGCATGCTGGCCGCCGGCCGAGGACGCATCATCTTCATCAGCAGCGAATCTGGGGTCAACGTTCCCGCCGACATGGTGCACTACGGCGTGACGAAGGCGGGCATGATCGCCCTGAGCAACGGGCTGGCCAAGCTCACTCGTGGCACCGCCGTGACCGTGAACACGATTCTCGGCGGCCCGACCTACTCCGACGGCGTCGCCGCATCCATCCACGAGATCGCACAGGCGCAGGGGATGCCGGCCGACGAGGTGAAGGCGGCGGTGATCGGCGCCAACCAGACGACGCTGCTGCAGCGGTTCATCGATCCGGATGAGATCGCCCAGCTCGCGCTCTACCTGGCCAGCCCGCTCTCATCCGCGACGAACGGGGCGGCTCTGCGCGCCGATGGCGGGGTGCTCACGGCGATGCTCTGA
- a CDS encoding sugar ABC transporter substrate-binding protein produces the protein MRKMGIGIVALASTAVLLAGCSGGGGTAQPTDTQTAIDATGVTLTIWTDENRKPAIEAAAKTFEEETGAKIELVQKNFDDIRNDFINQVPTGSGPDITIGAHDWLGALVSAGVVSTIDLGDKASSFEKVALEAMTYDGQLYALPYSLETVALIQNTDLVGEDAPATWDDMIDKGKASGAERPFVIQTAGQTGDAYTMYPFQTSFGAPVFVQDDSGSYTNQVGMGGDEGVAFAKWLGANGKKGTGIISTTIDYDTNNELFAAGKAAYTVAGPWAIEALTTKGVKVKVNPVPSAGGETASPFVGVQGFYISSQSKNQLVAQEFLTNYLATYDAQKALYEADPRIPAWTDLANDVASDPNTAGFLAQTKVGVPMPSIPEMGSVWDLWNAAQVQIINGANPETTWNKMVADLEKAIS, from the coding sequence ATGCGAAAGATGGGAATCGGCATCGTCGCCCTCGCGTCGACGGCCGTGCTCCTGGCCGGCTGCAGCGGCGGAGGCGGCACCGCGCAGCCGACGGACACACAGACAGCGATCGACGCCACCGGCGTCACGCTCACGATCTGGACCGACGAGAACCGCAAGCCGGCGATCGAGGCGGCGGCCAAGACATTCGAAGAAGAGACCGGCGCGAAGATCGAGCTGGTCCAGAAGAACTTCGACGACATCCGCAACGACTTCATCAATCAGGTGCCCACCGGTTCGGGCCCCGACATCACCATCGGCGCGCACGACTGGCTCGGCGCCTTGGTGTCGGCCGGTGTCGTCTCCACCATCGACCTCGGCGACAAGGCCTCGTCGTTCGAGAAGGTCGCGCTCGAGGCGATGACCTACGACGGGCAGCTGTACGCGCTGCCGTACTCGCTGGAGACCGTGGCCCTCATCCAGAACACCGACCTGGTGGGAGAAGACGCCCCGGCCACGTGGGACGACATGATCGACAAGGGCAAGGCCTCGGGTGCCGAGCGGCCGTTCGTCATCCAGACTGCCGGGCAGACCGGTGACGCCTACACGATGTACCCGTTCCAGACGTCGTTCGGCGCCCCGGTGTTCGTGCAAGACGACTCGGGCTCGTACACGAACCAGGTCGGCATGGGCGGCGACGAGGGTGTGGCGTTCGCGAAGTGGCTCGGTGCCAACGGCAAGAAGGGCACCGGCATCATCTCGACCACCATCGACTACGACACCAACAACGAACTGTTCGCCGCAGGCAAGGCCGCCTACACCGTCGCCGGCCCGTGGGCAATCGAGGCTCTCACGACCAAGGGCGTGAAGGTCAAGGTCAACCCGGTGCCGTCGGCCGGTGGCGAGACCGCCTCGCCGTTCGTGGGTGTGCAGGGCTTCTACATCAGCTCGCAGAGCAAGAACCAGCTCGTCGCTCAGGAGTTCCTCACGAACTACCTGGCCACGTACGACGCGCAGAAGGCACTGTACGAGGCCGACCCGCGCATCCCGGCATGGACCGATCTGGCCAACGATGTGGCATCCGACCCCAACACGGCCGGATTCCTCGCCCAGACCAAGGTCGGCGTGCCGATGCCGTCGATTCCCGAGATGGGCTCGGTGTGGGACCTCTGGAACGCCGCCCAGGTGCAGATCATCAACGGCGCCAACCCCGAGACCACCTGGAACAAGATGGTCGCCGACCTGGAGAAGGCGATCAGCTGA
- a CDS encoding ABC transporter permease subunit — MPSSQEAVHAVAPQRSRGALTPPEALARRWDGLGWGFLVKLVLMALVNAMGILAAIQAFRAESWLIFGVAIALLVAADIVYFTKKTLPLKYLLPGLVFLLVFQVFIFGYTAYIAFTNYGTGHVGTQDQAVSAALSQGERRVEGSPTYQLAVIERGDVLGFAINDNGTVKVGSQDQPLQVVSGAQAAGTSAPTEVPGWTVISRQALISDQTLQQQVVGLRVPISDDPNDGSIRTLDGLSGAVYTSTMTWDAAAQTITDTATGTVYHATSAGTFRSDDGTELPTGWVVHVGFDNFLRLFTDSTMLKPLGMVTAWTFAFAILSVLLPFALGLVFAIIYNDPRVRGRKAMRTLFILPYAFPAFMSALLFRGMFNSEFGVINQFFFFGADIDWLGNPWLARGAVLFVNVWLTYPYYFLVCTGALQSLPGDVLEAASIDGAGRWRTMRSLLLPLVLVSTAPLLISSFAFSFNNFTIIYMFNNGGPAIPGAPYALGATDILISAIWDISGVSGGKADYGLASALSIIVFIVVGAIAALAFRQTRRLEEFQ; from the coding sequence ATGCCGTCGTCGCAGGAAGCCGTTCACGCCGTCGCCCCACAGCGATCGCGAGGCGCCCTCACCCCGCCCGAAGCGCTCGCGCGGCGCTGGGACGGACTCGGCTGGGGCTTCCTCGTGAAGCTCGTGCTGATGGCCCTGGTCAACGCGATGGGGATCTTGGCCGCCATCCAGGCGTTCCGCGCCGAGTCATGGCTCATCTTCGGCGTCGCGATCGCTCTGCTGGTCGCCGCCGACATCGTCTACTTCACTAAGAAGACGCTCCCGCTGAAGTATCTGCTGCCCGGGCTGGTGTTCCTTCTGGTGTTCCAGGTCTTCATCTTCGGATACACCGCCTACATCGCCTTCACCAACTACGGCACCGGTCACGTCGGCACCCAGGACCAGGCCGTCAGCGCGGCACTGAGCCAGGGCGAGCGTCGCGTGGAGGGCTCGCCGACCTACCAGCTGGCCGTCATCGAACGCGGCGACGTGCTGGGCTTTGCCATCAACGACAACGGCACGGTCAAGGTCGGCAGCCAAGACCAGCCGTTGCAGGTCGTCTCGGGCGCGCAGGCGGCCGGCACCAGCGCGCCGACCGAGGTTCCCGGCTGGACGGTCATCTCGCGGCAGGCACTGATCAGCGACCAGACCCTGCAGCAGCAGGTCGTCGGCTTGCGTGTGCCGATCTCCGACGATCCGAATGACGGGTCGATCCGCACGCTCGACGGTTTGTCGGGCGCCGTCTACACCTCCACGATGACGTGGGATGCCGCAGCCCAGACGATCACCGATACGGCGACCGGCACCGTCTATCACGCGACCTCGGCGGGTACGTTCCGCTCCGACGACGGCACCGAACTGCCGACCGGCTGGGTCGTGCACGTCGGATTCGACAATTTCCTGCGCCTTTTCACCGACTCCACCATGCTCAAGCCGCTCGGGATGGTCACGGCGTGGACCTTCGCGTTCGCCATCTTGTCGGTGCTGTTGCCATTCGCGCTCGGGCTCGTGTTCGCCATCATCTACAACGACCCGCGGGTGCGCGGGCGCAAGGCGATGCGCACGCTGTTCATCCTGCCGTATGCATTCCCCGCCTTCATGTCGGCGCTGCTGTTCCGTGGCATGTTCAACTCGGAGTTCGGCGTCATCAACCAGTTCTTCTTCTTCGGCGCCGACATCGACTGGCTCGGCAATCCGTGGCTGGCTCGCGGTGCCGTGCTGTTCGTGAACGTCTGGCTGACCTACCCCTACTACTTCCTGGTCTGCACGGGAGCCCTGCAGTCGCTTCCCGGCGACGTTCTGGAAGCGGCCTCGATCGACGGCGCCGGGCGATGGCGCACGATGCGCTCGCTCCTTCTGCCGCTCGTTCTCGTCTCCACGGCACCCTTGTTGATCTCGTCGTTCGCCTTCAGTTTCAACAACTTCACGATCATCTACATGTTCAACAACGGTGGGCCGGCCATACCCGGCGCGCCGTACGCGCTCGGGGCCACCGACATCCTCATCTCGGCGATCTGGGACATCTCCGGGGTCTCGGGCGGCAAGGCCGACTACGGTCTGGCCAGCGCCCTGTCCATCATCGTGTTCATCGTCGTGGGCGCCATCGCCGCTCTCGCGTTTCGGCAGACCCGCAGGCTGGAGGAGTTCCAGTGA
- a CDS encoding zinc-dependent alcohol dehydrogenase — MKSVYVTGPGTNGWVDIDTPVTGDHDVLLTVKACGICGSDAFYTQVGGIPPREGATPLGHEPAAEVAAIGSKVSGIEVGDHVVIDTTAFVDGYLGSGGAQGALSEYVLVKDFEPGKQLKVIPDHIPWHVAALNEPMAVAYHAVNRTQPEPGDKIVIFGAGPIGLGALLGYRRRGAGHIVVVDIISSRLDKALEIGADAVINSAEEDVVARLVELHGDGTSAIVHGTRSGTDVFLDAAGVPSVVQTAAGLAKHGATLGIVAVHKKPVELDFPNLLPTELTIVWSVAYPTEIFEVTDDIIENWEKYALIVSDTLPFDRALDALELAKTPGAADKVVVTFD; from the coding sequence ATGAAATCCGTCTACGTCACCGGCCCCGGCACCAACGGTTGGGTCGACATCGACACGCCGGTCACGGGCGACCACGATGTGCTGCTGACGGTGAAGGCATGCGGCATCTGCGGTTCGGACGCGTTCTATACCCAGGTGGGTGGGATTCCCCCGCGCGAGGGTGCCACGCCGCTCGGGCACGAGCCGGCGGCAGAGGTCGCTGCCATCGGCTCAAAAGTGAGCGGCATCGAGGTCGGGGATCACGTCGTGATCGACACCACCGCGTTCGTGGACGGCTATCTCGGCTCGGGCGGCGCGCAGGGCGCGCTGTCGGAATATGTGCTCGTGAAGGACTTCGAACCGGGAAAGCAGTTGAAGGTCATTCCGGATCACATCCCGTGGCACGTGGCGGCACTGAACGAGCCGATGGCTGTCGCCTATCACGCCGTCAACCGCACGCAACCCGAACCCGGCGACAAGATCGTCATCTTCGGTGCCGGTCCGATCGGGCTTGGCGCGCTTCTGGGATATCGTCGTCGCGGTGCCGGCCACATCGTCGTTGTCGACATCATCTCCTCGCGACTCGACAAGGCCCTTGAGATCGGTGCCGACGCGGTCATCAACTCCGCCGAAGAGGATGTCGTTGCCCGGCTCGTGGAGCTTCACGGTGACGGGACGAGCGCGATCGTGCACGGCACCCGTTCGGGAACAGACGTCTTCCTCGATGCCGCCGGCGTGCCGTCCGTGGTGCAGACGGCGGCGGGATTGGCCAAGCACGGCGCCACTCTCGGGATCGTGGCGGTGCACAAGAAACCGGTGGAACTCGACTTTCCGAACCTGCTGCCCACCGAGCTGACGATCGTCTGGTCCGTCGCCTATCCGACCGAGATCTTCGAAGTCACCGACGACATCATCGAGAACTGGGAGAAGTATGCGCTGATCGTGAGCGACACCCTTCCCTTCGACAGGGCCCTCGACGCACTCGAGCTGGCGAAGACTCCGGGCGCCGCAGACAAGGTCGTCGTCACGTTCGACTGA